In the genome of Cellvibrio sp. KY-YJ-3, one region contains:
- a CDS encoding methyl-accepting chemotaxis protein encodes MSSLFAPAVQLANKMSFSSKLLTIVLIFLLPFVWLLSQQWLQNNRTVAAAERTQTGVELILAVKPIALGLAQHRGLMAQYLAGASDKAPVLEQLEQKLDQDFALVIKRIDETTAFNSALSEIEQSWRALKLAAIEKDAAKSFIGHTQLVARVQADIKLLVDYFDIELQSTRDNYYLSQLTLFQIPELQELLGQLRGRGAGALTDQVITSEERATLVGLHFGVKRALTSFEQQIQLLNQDQTLANYFSTSVDKFNKSAALFDSMLLQDALAPASPVVTNSVFFAQATTVIDALAAVDVLASEQLMRSATTARAQAADTRLLLLAVALGSVILGCYVAMGILAALNASVHSVNSLTQSLKNGNFSETLQVSSKDVIGEVADNLAAMVNQVSRLINNIQGSADQVNKLSVELQAVTDVTKGELDQQNNQTQQSASAATEMAATVREVARTCVEASSATDIARDTAIEGRARVNEAIAVINRLGSDVGEAKTIITELQRDVADISAVLEVIRSIAEQTNLLALNAAIEAARAGEQGRGFAVVADEVRSLAKRTQESTAEIRAVIEKLQQRAGKAVDIILQSFDGAQSSVQSAASAGESLQQIVHSVEMLRDLNTQIATAAEQQAAVAEQMSRSTRELGDSSENILDQVQKTLGYSLNLRQGADRLLENTLQFKI; translated from the coding sequence ATGTCCAGTCTCTTTGCGCCAGCCGTTCAGCTGGCAAATAAAATGTCTTTCTCCAGCAAATTGCTCACCATTGTGCTTATTTTTCTGTTGCCATTTGTGTGGTTGTTAAGCCAGCAATGGTTGCAAAATAATCGTACGGTTGCGGCGGCGGAGCGCACCCAAACCGGTGTGGAATTGATACTCGCGGTAAAACCTATCGCTCTTGGGTTGGCGCAACATCGCGGCCTTATGGCGCAGTATCTGGCAGGCGCAAGCGATAAAGCACCGGTTCTGGAGCAGCTTGAGCAAAAGCTGGATCAGGACTTTGCACTGGTAATCAAGCGTATTGATGAAACTACCGCATTTAATTCTGCATTATCAGAAATAGAGCAATCCTGGCGCGCACTAAAATTGGCGGCTATCGAGAAAGATGCTGCAAAAAGTTTTATCGGGCACACGCAGTTAGTCGCGCGCGTGCAGGCTGATATTAAATTACTGGTAGATTATTTTGATATTGAACTGCAATCCACGCGCGACAATTATTACCTATCGCAATTAACCCTGTTTCAAATTCCTGAACTCCAGGAATTGCTCGGGCAGTTGCGGGGGCGTGGTGCCGGTGCCTTGACCGATCAGGTAATTACATCTGAGGAGCGCGCAACATTGGTTGGGTTGCATTTTGGCGTAAAGCGCGCATTGACCAGTTTTGAGCAGCAAATCCAGTTGTTAAATCAGGATCAAACCCTCGCCAATTATTTTTCAACATCAGTCGATAAATTCAATAAATCCGCTGCTCTTTTTGATTCTATGCTGCTACAAGATGCGCTCGCACCTGCATCGCCCGTTGTCACTAATAGCGTGTTTTTTGCGCAGGCAACAACAGTGATTGATGCGCTGGCCGCAGTGGACGTGCTTGCCAGCGAGCAGTTGATGCGCAGTGCAACAACCGCACGTGCGCAGGCTGCCGATACGCGGCTACTGCTGTTAGCAGTCGCCTTGGGGAGCGTGATTCTGGGGTGTTATGTTGCGATGGGAATTCTTGCTGCACTCAATGCCAGCGTGCACTCCGTAAACAGCCTGACACAATCCCTCAAAAACGGTAATTTTTCTGAGACCTTGCAGGTGAGCAGCAAGGATGTCATCGGTGAAGTTGCTGATAATCTGGCCGCGATGGTGAATCAGGTATCGCGCTTGATCAATAATATCCAAGGGTCGGCAGATCAAGTTAATAAACTATCGGTTGAGCTACAAGCCGTAACAGACGTCACTAAAGGTGAGTTGGATCAGCAGAACAACCAGACCCAACAGTCTGCGTCGGCGGCCACTGAAATGGCGGCTACTGTGCGCGAAGTGGCCCGCACCTGCGTGGAGGCCAGCTCCGCTACCGATATTGCACGCGATACGGCAATTGAAGGGCGCGCACGCGTGAATGAGGCTATAGCGGTCATCAACCGTTTGGGAAGTGATGTGGGTGAAGCCAAAACAATCATCACTGAATTACAACGCGATGTGGCGGACATCAGTGCGGTGCTGGAGGTAATTCGCAGTATTGCCGAGCAGACGAATTTGCTTGCACTGAATGCGGCGATAGAAGCGGCGCGCGCAGGTGAGCAGGGTAGAGGGTTTGCAGTGGTGGCCGATGAGGTGCGTTCGCTGGCAAAACGCACCCAGGAATCAACAGCGGAAATCCGCGCTGTGATTGAGAAATTACAGCAGCGTGCGGGTAAAGCGGTGGATATTATTTTGCAGAGTTTTGACGGCGCCCAGAGTTCGGTGCAAAGTGCCGCCAGTGCCGGTGAGTCGCTGCAACAAATAGTGCACAGTGTGGAAATGTTGCGCGATTTAAATACCCAAATCGCTACCGCTGCCGAACAACAAGCGGCAGTGGCAGAACAAATGTCGCGCAGTACCCGTGAGTTGGGCGATTCGTCGGAAAATATATTGGATCAGGTGCAGAAAACCCTCGGTTACAGTTTGAATCTGCGTCAGGGGGCGGATCGTCTATTGGAAAATACCCTGCAATTTAAAATCTGA
- a CDS encoding NAD-glutamate dehydrogenase — protein MNSTLVSQHKPAEFLDEFTRYANEQLPAAEQPVFGDFASMFFNHYPLDELLGKRLSDVFGSVYQWWQFMALYDRRQPKIRLFNPSLAEDGWVSSHTVLVVLQRDMPFLVDSLRIEVNRRGIPIYTIKSTVLKVERDGQQLVSVQARNGVAATENHEALIVMEISAHSDAQELAAITSGLRSVLAEVEQVVRDYQPMRAAALAAEQNLNFMQDAACVAHVQETKAFLRWLTEDKFTFLGYSEYEFCELEGKKTLREIPAQRLGIFALRDTPPSTLAMDLFNEGMARFHLVPQPIVFSKSSLRARVHRYAYSDYVIIKRFNAQGEVIGEARFLGLYTSAVYLMNPANIPLISTKVAQVFARSGLLESSHDGKNFRQLLDTFPRNEIFLSSSAELYETLMGVARINERSMVRLFMRRDPFGKFINFIIYVPRDYFSTKIRLAIQELIGKAIGSHECEFTTYFSESILARVYLVFKLDKNVPLQVDVAALQAGIVNITRSWEDFLLGALQEAHGEEASAQLLREFRDAFSSAYQEQYDARTAVQDIHTIQSLLEQIPRSSTNVVPIALSIYQLRGQEQGASLQFKIFHPTTTLALSDVIPVLENLGFRVISESAHDIRSTSGQVVWVHDFKLAHQAESTLEFSALKTVLADAFIAIWQGDADNDAFNTLVGSVGLHWRSVVMLRAYANYMHQTLFPFSINYMATALVNQADLTRQLVELFHHKFDPLVQGESTAAQIDAVRSRIVGDLDQVQNLNDDRIIRRFMALIDNSLRTNFYQCDELGAYKPYLSIKFSPRGLAEVPEPRPLFEIFVYATRMEGVHLRTSKVARGGLRWSDRLQDYRTEVLGLVKAQQVKNAVIVPSGAKGGFVCKKMPANATREQQQQEAIACYQWFIRGLLDLTDNLIDGSVVTPNNVVRYDDNDPYLVVAADKGTASFSDIANAISQEYNHWLGDAFASGGSQGYDHKGMGITARGAWISVQRHFLEKEIDVQSQPITVLGVGDMAGDVFGNGMLLSSALKLVAAFNHQHIFIDPEPDPAASFAERQRLFALPKSSWSDYAKHLISEGGGVFERSAKVIVLTPQIRARFAIDATSLTPTEFIHQLLQAPVDLIWNGGIGTYVKAAAETHAEVGDKANDSLRVNGEQLRCKVFGEGGNLGMTQRGRIEYCLQGGACNTDFIDNAGGVDCSDHEVNIKILLNEIVVNGDLTQKQRNQLLVDMTDNVAQLVLYNNRRQAQAISVAQSDALARSAEYRRMMNALQQQGRLNRKLEFLPSDENLLERQTQGKGLTRPELAILISYAKAVLKEDLAQAAIADDDYMAAFIETAFPQKISQLFPMALRNHRLRHEIVATQIANDMVNTMGISFAQRLMESTGASVDDIAKAYVIARDIYAMPEFLIALERTSISISSALQLQMINGMMRKIRRATRWFLRNRRSYLNPATEVQLFTPGMMHINENLVHLLNGETLQEWLAATDHLRALGLPETLIKRVAHPADLYSGLSVIEAARIANQPVESLAKVYFALGNYLSLPWFSAQISNLPVDNFWQAMARETYLGDLESQLRNLSVALVRLMEDTMDLEQLIERWSAQHQLLIARWKSMVNELQAANGTDFAMIAVALRDLLDLAQATQHCETLDNCA, from the coding sequence ATGAACAGTACTTTGGTGAGCCAGCATAAGCCAGCCGAATTTTTGGATGAATTTACGCGCTATGCCAACGAGCAGCTACCTGCCGCAGAACAGCCAGTATTTGGCGATTTTGCCAGCATGTTTTTCAACCACTATCCGCTTGATGAATTGCTCGGCAAGCGACTGAGCGATGTGTTTGGCAGCGTGTACCAGTGGTGGCAGTTTATGGCGCTGTACGATCGCCGCCAGCCCAAAATACGGCTGTTTAACCCAAGCCTGGCCGAGGATGGCTGGGTCAGTTCCCATACGGTGTTGGTCGTTTTACAGCGCGACATGCCGTTTTTGGTGGATTCGCTGCGAATTGAGGTAAATCGCCGTGGCATTCCCATTTACACCATCAAAAGCACCGTGTTGAAAGTAGAGCGCGACGGCCAGCAGTTAGTCAGCGTGCAGGCGCGCAATGGTGTAGCTGCCACGGAAAATCATGAAGCATTGATAGTGATGGAGATCAGTGCGCACAGTGACGCACAAGAACTGGCGGCCATCACCAGCGGTTTGCGCAGTGTATTAGCTGAGGTGGAACAGGTGGTCAGGGATTACCAACCCATGCGCGCCGCCGCATTGGCCGCAGAACAGAATTTGAACTTTATGCAGGATGCCGCCTGCGTTGCCCATGTACAGGAAACCAAAGCCTTCTTGCGCTGGCTCACAGAGGATAAGTTCACGTTTCTCGGCTATTCCGAGTACGAATTTTGTGAGCTGGAGGGCAAAAAAACACTGCGCGAAATTCCCGCCCAGCGACTGGGGATTTTTGCCCTGCGCGATACACCACCATCAACCCTCGCGATGGATTTATTCAACGAAGGTATGGCGCGCTTTCATTTGGTGCCGCAGCCCATTGTGTTTTCCAAATCCTCGTTGCGCGCACGCGTGCATCGTTATGCCTATTCGGATTATGTAATCATCAAACGCTTCAATGCCCAGGGTGAAGTGATTGGCGAGGCGCGTTTTCTCGGGCTCTACACTTCAGCAGTGTATTTGATGAACCCGGCCAATATCCCACTGATTAGCACCAAGGTTGCCCAGGTGTTTGCGCGCAGCGGGTTATTGGAATCCAGTCACGATGGCAAAAATTTTCGTCAGCTATTGGATACCTTTCCGCGCAACGAAATATTTTTGAGCAGCAGTGCCGAGCTATACGAAACCTTGATGGGTGTCGCGCGAATTAATGAGCGCTCCATGGTGCGCTTATTTATGCGACGCGATCCCTTTGGCAAATTTATTAACTTTATTATCTATGTGCCGCGCGATTATTTTTCTACCAAAATTCGTTTGGCCATTCAGGAGCTTATTGGCAAGGCCATAGGCTCTCACGAATGCGAATTTACCACCTATTTTTCTGAATCCATTTTGGCTCGGGTTTATCTGGTATTTAAATTGGATAAAAATGTGCCGCTACAGGTGGATGTCGCGGCACTGCAAGCCGGCATTGTGAATATCACCCGCTCTTGGGAAGATTTTTTACTGGGCGCACTGCAGGAAGCTCATGGCGAAGAGGCCAGTGCCCAACTGTTGCGCGAGTTTCGCGATGCTTTTTCGTCGGCGTATCAGGAGCAATATGATGCGCGCACCGCTGTGCAGGATATTCACACAATTCAATCCTTGCTGGAGCAGATACCGCGCAGCAGCACAAATGTTGTACCTATCGCGCTCAGTATTTACCAGCTGCGTGGTCAGGAGCAGGGCGCAAGTTTACAGTTCAAAATTTTTCACCCCACAACCACATTGGCACTGTCCGATGTTATTCCGGTGTTGGAGAATTTGGGTTTCAGGGTTATCAGTGAAAGTGCTCATGATATTCGTAGCACCTCTGGTCAGGTGGTGTGGGTGCATGATTTCAAACTCGCGCATCAAGCAGAATCTACTCTGGAATTTTCAGCGCTAAAAACCGTACTTGCCGATGCTTTTATTGCTATTTGGCAGGGCGATGCCGATAACGATGCGTTTAATACCTTGGTGGGTAGTGTAGGTTTGCACTGGCGCTCAGTGGTGATGCTGCGCGCCTATGCCAATTATATGCATCAAACCTTATTTCCTTTCAGTATTAATTACATGGCGACGGCGCTGGTGAATCAAGCCGATCTAACGCGCCAGCTGGTTGAATTGTTTCACCACAAATTTGATCCGCTTGTGCAGGGTGAATCTACAGCCGCACAAATCGACGCAGTTCGCTCGCGCATTGTTGGCGATTTGGATCAGGTACAAAACCTGAACGACGATCGCATCATTCGTCGTTTTATGGCGCTAATCGATAATAGTTTGCGCACCAATTTTTATCAGTGCGATGAACTCGGTGCTTATAAACCTTATCTCTCCATTAAATTTTCGCCGCGAGGTTTGGCAGAAGTTCCCGAGCCGCGACCATTGTTTGAAATTTTTGTGTACGCAACCCGCATGGAAGGTGTGCATTTGCGCACCAGTAAAGTAGCGCGCGGTGGTTTGCGCTGGTCAGATCGCCTGCAGGATTATCGCACCGAAGTGTTGGGCTTGGTAAAAGCCCAGCAGGTTAAAAATGCGGTAATTGTTCCGAGCGGTGCCAAGGGCGGATTTGTGTGCAAAAAAATGCCTGCCAATGCCACGCGCGAACAGCAACAACAAGAAGCGATAGCGTGTTACCAATGGTTTATTCGCGGCTTATTAGACCTTACCGATAATTTAATTGATGGCAGTGTGGTAACGCCCAATAATGTAGTGCGTTACGACGATAATGATCCTTACCTGGTGGTAGCGGCGGACAAAGGTACCGCCAGTTTTTCTGATATCGCCAATGCAATTTCTCAGGAATATAACCATTGGTTGGGGGATGCCTTTGCCTCAGGTGGCAGTCAGGGTTATGACCACAAAGGTATGGGTATTACCGCACGCGGTGCGTGGATTTCCGTGCAGCGCCACTTTTTGGAAAAAGAAATTGATGTGCAAAGCCAACCCATTACGGTGTTAGGTGTTGGCGATATGGCGGGCGATGTATTTGGCAATGGTATGTTGCTTTCATCAGCCTTGAAGTTGGTGGCCGCGTTTAACCATCAGCATATTTTTATCGACCCCGAACCTGACCCTGCCGCCAGTTTTGCCGAGCGTCAACGGTTGTTTGCACTGCCTAAAAGTAGCTGGAGTGATTACGCTAAACATTTAATCAGCGAAGGCGGTGGCGTATTTGAGCGTAGCGCAAAAGTGATTGTGCTCACCCCGCAAATACGCGCGCGTTTTGCAATCGATGCGACCAGCCTCACACCCACCGAATTTATTCATCAGTTATTGCAGGCGCCGGTAGATTTAATTTGGAATGGTGGCATAGGCACTTATGTCAAAGCAGCGGCTGAAACCCATGCCGAGGTGGGTGATAAGGCCAATGACAGTTTGCGCGTTAATGGCGAACAATTGCGCTGCAAAGTATTTGGTGAAGGCGGTAATTTGGGTATGACTCAGCGCGGTCGTATCGAATACTGTTTGCAGGGTGGCGCCTGCAATACGGATTTTATTGATAATGCCGGTGGTGTGGATTGTTCGGACCACGAGGTCAATATCAAAATTTTATTAAATGAAATTGTCGTTAATGGTGATCTCACCCAAAAACAGCGCAACCAATTATTGGTAGATATGACCGATAACGTAGCCCAGCTAGTGCTCTATAACAATCGCCGTCAAGCGCAAGCAATAAGTGTGGCGCAGTCGGATGCACTGGCGCGCAGCGCGGAATATCGCCGGATGATGAATGCTTTGCAACAGCAGGGGCGGTTAAATCGCAAATTGGAGTTTTTGCCGAGTGATGAGAATTTATTGGAACGACAAACACAAGGTAAAGGCTTAACCCGCCCCGAGTTGGCGATCCTCATTTCTTACGCCAAGGCCGTATTAAAGGAGGATCTCGCGCAAGCCGCAATTGCCGACGATGATTACATGGCGGCATTTATTGAAACGGCGTTCCCACAAAAAATCTCGCAGTTATTTCCCATGGCGTTGCGCAATCACCGTTTGCGCCATGAAATAGTCGCCACGCAAATTGCCAATGATATGGTAAATACCATGGGCATTAGTTTTGCGCAGCGCTTGATGGAATCTACAGGTGCGAGTGTAGACGATATTGCTAAAGCCTATGTAATCGCTCGTGATATTTACGCTATGCCCGAGTTTTTAATCGCGCTTGAGCGAACTTCAATCAGTATTTCATCTGCACTGCAGTTGCAAATGATTAACGGCATGATGCGCAAAATTCGCCGCGCGACACGCTGGTTTTTGCGCAATCGCCGCAGTTATTTAAACCCTGCAACCGAAGTGCAGCTATTTACCCCGGGTATGATGCATATCAATGAAAATTTAGTGCATTTACTTAATGGTGAGACATTGCAGGAATGGTTGGCCGCTACAGACCATTTGCGTGCGCTGGGTTTACCGGAAACGCTTATTAAACGTGTGGCGCACCCAGCCGATCTCTATTCCGGTTTAAGTGTGATAGAGGCCGCGCGCATTGCCAATCAGCCCGTGGAAAGTTTGGCTAAAGTGTATTTTGCATTGGGAAATTATTTAAGTTTGCCTTGGTTTTCTGCACAGATTTCCAATTTGCCGGTGGATAATTTTTGGCAGGCCATGGCACGCGAAACCTACCTGGGCGACCTGGAATCACAGTTGCGCAATCTGAGTGTGGCGTTAGTAAGGTTGATGGAAGATACGATGGATTTGGAGCAGCTTATTGAGCGCTGGAGTGCGCAGCATCAATTATTAATTGCGCGTTGGAAATCCATGGTCAATGAATTACAGGCCGCCAATGGAACCGATTTTGCGATGATTGCAGTCGCGCTGCGTGACCTGTTGGACTTGGCACAAGCTACCCAGCACTGCGAGACGCTGGATAATTGTGCGTGA
- a CDS encoding MoxR family ATPase gives MQAYQQLQSLNTWLNDQIIGQEHLTQRLLIALLADGHLLVEGAPGLAKTKAIKTLAQAIEGNFHRIQFTPDLLPSDVTGTDIYRPEQHRFEFQPGPIFHNLVLADEINRAPAKVQSALLEAMAERQVSVGSKTYPLPGLFMVMATQNPIEQEGTYPLPEAQLDRFLLHVVVDYPSIDAERRILKLARNEAAAVSSEQPTQISQATIEAARKEILAIHMAESVEDYIVHLINATRRPAQYSAELAGLIEYGASPRATIALDRCARAHAWLEGRDFVSPDDVQAVAHDVLRHRLILSFEAEATGTTPDQAINQLLAAVPLS, from the coding sequence ATGCAGGCATATCAACAATTACAGTCTCTGAACACCTGGCTTAACGATCAAATCATCGGACAGGAACATTTGACCCAGCGCCTATTAATTGCGCTACTTGCCGATGGCCACTTGTTAGTTGAAGGCGCGCCCGGCCTTGCCAAAACCAAGGCGATTAAAACCCTGGCTCAGGCTATTGAAGGCAACTTTCATCGCATTCAGTTCACTCCGGATTTATTGCCGTCCGATGTTACCGGTACCGATATCTACCGCCCGGAGCAGCATCGCTTTGAATTCCAGCCCGGCCCGATTTTTCACAATTTAGTACTCGCCGATGAAATCAACCGCGCGCCCGCCAAGGTGCAATCGGCACTGTTGGAAGCTATGGCTGAGCGGCAAGTGAGTGTCGGCAGCAAAACCTACCCACTGCCCGGTTTGTTTATGGTGATGGCAACACAAAACCCCATCGAGCAAGAAGGCACCTATCCGCTACCCGAAGCACAACTCGACCGTTTCTTATTACATGTGGTGGTGGATTACCCCAGCATTGATGCCGAGCGCCGTATTTTAAAATTGGCCCGCAATGAAGCCGCCGCGGTAAGCAGTGAACAACCGACGCAAATTTCCCAGGCAACCATCGAAGCCGCACGCAAAGAAATTCTGGCGATTCACATGGCCGAAAGTGTTGAGGACTACATCGTCCATTTGATCAACGCCACCCGCCGCCCCGCACAATACTCGGCGGAATTGGCCGGGCTGATAGAATACGGTGCCAGCCCCCGTGCCACTATCGCGCTGGACCGCTGCGCCCGAGCACACGCCTGGCTGGAAGGCCGCGACTTTGTCAGCCCCGACGATGTGCAAGCCGTGGCCCACGATGTACTGCGCCATCGCCTGATTTTAAGTTTTGAAGCCGAGGCAACCGGCACCACACCCGATCAGGCTATCAACCAACTACTTGCTGCCGTACCTTTGAGCTAA
- a CDS encoding DUF58 domain-containing protein yields MRNQQQVKNEQQELNPRGAYTELASLLRCRFSAQDLKLFAHRPARSLLSGGERTRFRGRGMDFEEVRLYQPGDDIRSIDWRVTARTQVAHTKIFREERERPVFMLVDQRSPLFFGSTRCFKSVLAAHIAALLGWAALANGDRLGALVFGDYDQRDVRPRRSKHAVLELLHQLQDYNHRLVSPLMPEPGTLANGQPQQANRLQDMLADARRIAKPGCALFIISDFHDMNESAEQQLFELARHTDVTLIHIYDQLERQLISNSALTISNGRERLQLAANEKAFQQAYKNQFDQHLNLLTTICKRLRIPLLSFATQDDVQDGLRKAFGRKK; encoded by the coding sequence ATGCGCAACCAACAGCAAGTTAAAAATGAGCAGCAGGAATTGAATCCGCGCGGTGCTTACACCGAATTAGCATCGTTATTGCGCTGCCGTTTTTCCGCACAAGATCTAAAACTCTTCGCCCACAGGCCGGCACGCAGTTTATTGTCGGGCGGTGAACGCACCCGATTTCGCGGGCGCGGGATGGATTTTGAAGAAGTGCGCCTGTATCAACCGGGCGATGATATTCGCTCCATTGATTGGCGAGTCACCGCGCGTACCCAAGTCGCCCACACCAAAATTTTTCGCGAAGAGCGCGAGCGCCCGGTATTTATGCTGGTGGATCAACGCTCGCCACTTTTTTTTGGCAGCACGCGCTGTTTTAAATCCGTACTCGCGGCGCACATTGCCGCCCTGCTCGGTTGGGCGGCGCTGGCCAACGGTGATCGTTTAGGCGCGTTGGTATTTGGTGATTACGACCAGCGCGATGTACGCCCGCGCCGCAGCAAACATGCGGTGCTGGAATTATTGCATCAGCTGCAGGACTACAATCACCGCCTTGTATCGCCGCTCATGCCCGAACCTGGCACGCTAGCCAATGGCCAACCGCAACAAGCAAACCGCCTGCAAGACATGTTGGCCGATGCACGACGTATCGCCAAACCCGGTTGTGCACTGTTTATCATCAGCGACTTTCACGATATGAATGAAAGCGCCGAGCAACAGTTGTTTGAGCTGGCTCGCCATACCGATGTCACCCTGATTCATATTTACGATCAACTCGAACGACAATTGATCAGCAACTCAGCGCTCACCATTAGCAATGGCCGTGAACGGTTGCAATTAGCCGCAAACGAAAAAGCATTTCAGCAAGCCTATAAAAATCAATTTGATCAACACCTGAACTTGCTCACAACCATCTGCAAACGCCTGCGTATTCCACTGCTAAGTTTTGCTACGCAAGACGATGTTCAGGATGGCTTGCGCAAAGCATTCGGACGTAAAAAATAA
- a CDS encoding DUF4381 domain-containing protein, with translation MQPPPMQATPSPLDQLADIHLPDSLSWWPLAPGWWVLIALFIIAIIGFFIWRTRKQQNYYRTVAQQELAAIYTQHQQSQDTAAYLHSLSVLLRRTAITAYPQSFNASIKGAEWLSWLDAVCPALNQKFSSELGQSLLTSAYQKNPQVDATGLYQLSEQWIKLHCNHRQKLPSLQKATTQKASATAEANHV, from the coding sequence ATGCAACCGCCACCTATGCAAGCAACACCTTCACCACTGGATCAATTAGCCGACATTCATTTGCCCGACAGCCTAAGCTGGTGGCCACTCGCACCCGGCTGGTGGGTTCTAATCGCATTATTCATCATTGCCATTATTGGCTTTTTTATCTGGCGCACGCGTAAACAACAAAACTATTACCGCACTGTTGCCCAGCAAGAACTCGCCGCCATTTATACGCAGCATCAGCAATCACAAGACACCGCTGCTTATTTGCACTCGCTCAGCGTATTGTTGCGCCGCACCGCAATCACCGCTTACCCACAGAGTTTTAACGCCAGCATTAAAGGTGCAGAGTGGTTGAGTTGGTTGGATGCGGTTTGCCCGGCGCTCAACCAAAAATTTTCCAGCGAGCTCGGGCAAAGTTTATTAACCAGTGCGTACCAGAAAAATCCGCAGGTGGATGCCACCGGCTTGTACCAGCTCAGTGAGCAGTGGATAAAACTGCATTGCAATCATCGTCAAAAACTTCCCAGCCTACAAAAAGCCACCACACAAAAAGCTAGCGCAACAGCGGAGGCCAACCATGTTTGA
- a CDS encoding VWA domain-containing protein, whose translation MFEMHWPWLLLLAPLPLVMVFIPAKKRIEAALRVPFYQHASQLEQHSKLGINKRPAKLLALWLIWICCLFAATNPQWVGEPTSMPSSGRDLLMAVDISGSMEQTDMAIAGRRVTRLMAVKKVIGDFVVRRNSDRMGLILFGAQAYLQAPLTYDRKTVNQLLQEAQIGFAGRETAIGDAIGLAVKRLRDRPDASRVLVLLTDGANTAGQLSPDKATELAQQAKIKIYTIAFGAESMEVPGIFGSRTVNPSRDLDEPTMVNIAEKTGGKYFRARNLEELDNIHRELDRLEPIEMETETFRPVQTLFYWPLAIAFLLSLLLACLHIWQGRAARVEHA comes from the coding sequence ATGTTTGAAATGCATTGGCCTTGGTTACTTTTGTTGGCTCCCCTGCCCTTGGTGATGGTATTTATACCCGCTAAAAAACGCATTGAAGCGGCGCTGCGGGTACCCTTTTATCAACACGCCAGCCAACTCGAACAACACAGTAAACTCGGTATTAATAAACGCCCGGCAAAATTATTGGCGCTGTGGCTGATTTGGATTTGTTGTTTATTTGCAGCGACCAATCCCCAGTGGGTTGGCGAGCCAACCAGCATGCCCTCTAGCGGACGCGATTTATTAATGGCGGTGGATATTTCCGGCAGTATGGAACAGACCGACATGGCCATTGCCGGTCGTCGCGTAACGCGCTTGATGGCGGTGAAAAAAGTAATTGGTGATTTTGTGGTGCGCCGCAATAGCGACCGCATGGGGTTAATTTTGTTTGGCGCCCAAGCTTATTTACAAGCGCCGCTAACTTATGATCGCAAAACCGTTAATCAATTATTGCAAGAGGCACAAATTGGTTTTGCCGGGCGCGAAACTGCGATTGGCGATGCAATTGGTCTCGCGGTAAAACGCCTGCGCGATCGCCCGGATGCCAGCCGTGTACTGGTGCTCTTAACCGATGGCGCCAATACTGCCGGACAACTTTCACCCGACAAAGCCACCGAACTGGCGCAGCAAGCAAAAATTAAAATTTACACCATCGCGTTTGGCGCTGAATCAATGGAGGTGCCAGGCATTTTCGGTTCGCGTACAGTTAATCCATCGCGGGACTTGGATGAGCCAACCATGGTTAACATCGCCGAAAAAACCGGCGGCAAATATTTCCGCGCTCGCAATTTAGAGGAGTTAGACAATATTCATCGCGAGCTGGACCGCCTTGAACCCATTGAAATGGAAACGGAAACATTTCGCCCGGTGCAAACCCTATTTTACTGGCCACTGGCTATCGCTTTTCTGCTGAGCCTCTTGCTCGCCTGCCTGCATATTTGGCAAGGCCGTGCAGCGCGTGTGGAGCATGCATAA